Proteins encoded together in one Microbacterium sp. ABRD28 window:
- a CDS encoding isochorismate synthase, giving the protein MISPLPRLVVETSPIDPVEELLPFADAASPLCWIRRAEGIAGFGEALRLEEPGGQDPDGEPRNARIARLADVWREVASHARVDDAVGVPGSGLVAFGAFSFTAASAASSVLIVPRVIVGRRGGRGWITSIRTVDEAAVEPSPRRLGPYWPGAVGPGRMTHEGYQSAVRAAVGAIGAGEVGKVVLARDLVGAVPHDADLRRLVRALATDYPDCWTFAVDGLIGASPETLVTVHDGTVTARVLAGTRARGADADADNAASLALATSAKDLDEHRYAAHSVLSSLRPHTSALASSEQPFTLKLPNVWHLATDIEGTLDDGASSLDLVAALHPTAAVAGSPTEAALAVIRRLEPFDRGRYAGPVGWVDQSGNGEWAIALRCAQFGLDGVDIHGDGIPVVAHAGAGIVAGSDPEAELLETRVKFRPIVDALA; this is encoded by the coding sequence GCGTCACCGCTGTGCTGGATTCGCCGCGCGGAGGGCATCGCCGGATTCGGCGAGGCGCTCCGACTCGAGGAACCCGGAGGTCAGGACCCGGACGGCGAACCGCGCAACGCGCGCATCGCCCGCCTCGCCGACGTGTGGCGAGAGGTGGCGTCGCACGCGCGGGTCGACGATGCGGTCGGCGTTCCCGGATCGGGACTGGTCGCTTTCGGCGCGTTCAGTTTCACCGCCGCATCGGCCGCATCGAGCGTGCTCATCGTGCCGCGCGTCATCGTCGGCCGGCGGGGCGGACGCGGGTGGATCACCTCCATCCGCACCGTCGACGAGGCGGCCGTCGAGCCCTCCCCCCGCCGTCTCGGCCCGTACTGGCCGGGTGCGGTGGGCCCGGGCCGGATGACGCATGAGGGGTATCAGTCGGCGGTCCGCGCGGCGGTCGGTGCGATCGGCGCCGGAGAAGTCGGCAAAGTGGTGCTCGCCCGCGACCTCGTCGGCGCGGTGCCGCACGACGCCGACCTCCGCCGCCTGGTGCGAGCTCTTGCGACCGACTACCCCGACTGCTGGACCTTCGCCGTCGACGGCCTCATCGGAGCGAGTCCTGAGACCCTCGTCACGGTGCACGACGGCACCGTGACCGCCCGCGTCCTCGCCGGCACGCGCGCCCGGGGGGCCGACGCCGACGCCGACAACGCCGCATCGCTCGCGCTCGCCACGAGCGCGAAGGATCTCGACGAGCACCGGTACGCCGCCCACAGCGTGCTGTCCTCCCTCCGCCCCCACACCAGCGCCCTCGCCTCGAGCGAGCAGCCCTTCACCCTGAAGCTCCCCAACGTCTGGCACCTGGCCACCGACATCGAGGGCACTCTGGACGACGGGGCGTCGTCGCTCGACCTCGTCGCGGCCCTCCACCCCACCGCCGCGGTGGCCGGTTCTCCCACGGAGGCCGCCCTCGCCGTCATCCGCCGCCTGGAGCCCTTCGACCGGGGACGATATGCCGGGCCCGTGGGCTGGGTCGACCAGTCCGGCAACGGCGAGTGGGCGATCGCGCTGCGCTGCGCGCAGTTCGGCCTCGACGGGGTCGACATCCACGGCGACGGGATCCCCGTCGTCGCCCACGCCGGGGCGGGCATCGTCGCCGGCAGCGACCCGGAGGCAGAGCTGTTGGAGACACGCGTGAAGTTCCGTCCGATCGTGGACGCCCTCGCATGA
- a CDS encoding amidohydrolase family protein, with protein MSGAVPSLPTRGDAVLVGLNLIDGVEPEPRDGVALVIADGRIARVTTPGDAVTGAERVIDLDGAFVMPGLINMHTHFSLSLPGSGGDAVSSLSPHELSLYMADGARRTLLSGVTTVRCVAEKGGADFALRRAIAAGHVPGPRIYTAGRALCCTGGHGFDSDDTLECDGADAFARGVRSQVKAGADLIKLMISGGIAGEHEEITTPQLTREEMAAAISTAHAWGRKVTAHAGPAAIIAEAVALGLDCVEHGYELTPEVARLMAEHGTALVPTLVVTRASAFFDDLGVPAWMQQRSLGAGPRHMASYRHALDAGVEVLLGSDMPPFWNFEGTTAVVRELEHMQAGGLAAPDAVRAATAAPARWLGAEGHLGTLTPGAWADLVVTPGDPMADVSALRDLDLVMKGGVVVRDDRGRVRGAFA; from the coding sequence ATGAGCGGCGCCGTCCCTTCGCTTCCGACCCGCGGCGACGCGGTCCTGGTGGGCCTGAACCTCATCGACGGCGTCGAGCCCGAACCCCGCGACGGCGTGGCCCTCGTCATCGCGGACGGCAGGATCGCGCGGGTCACGACCCCGGGCGATGCGGTGACCGGGGCCGAACGGGTGATCGACCTCGACGGCGCCTTCGTCATGCCGGGCCTGATCAACATGCACACGCACTTCTCACTGTCCCTCCCGGGATCCGGCGGCGACGCGGTCAGCAGCCTCAGCCCGCACGAGCTCTCGCTGTACATGGCAGACGGCGCGCGCCGCACTCTGCTGTCGGGGGTGACGACGGTGCGCTGCGTCGCCGAGAAGGGCGGCGCCGACTTCGCGCTGCGCCGCGCGATCGCCGCCGGTCACGTGCCGGGCCCCCGCATCTACACCGCGGGGCGCGCGCTGTGCTGCACCGGCGGACACGGGTTCGACAGCGACGACACCCTCGAGTGCGACGGCGCCGACGCGTTCGCGCGAGGGGTCCGTTCGCAGGTCAAGGCCGGCGCCGACCTCATCAAGCTCATGATCTCGGGCGGCATCGCCGGCGAGCACGAGGAGATCACCACGCCCCAGCTCACCCGCGAGGAGATGGCCGCGGCGATCTCGACCGCCCATGCGTGGGGCCGCAAGGTCACGGCCCACGCCGGGCCGGCGGCCATCATCGCCGAAGCGGTGGCGCTGGGCCTGGACTGCGTCGAGCACGGGTACGAGCTCACCCCCGAGGTCGCCCGCCTCATGGCCGAGCACGGCACAGCGCTCGTGCCGACGCTCGTCGTCACCCGGGCGAGCGCGTTCTTCGACGACCTCGGCGTGCCGGCGTGGATGCAGCAGCGCTCCCTCGGCGCGGGACCGCGCCATATGGCCTCGTACCGCCACGCACTCGACGCCGGCGTCGAGGTGCTCCTGGGCAGTGACATGCCGCCGTTCTGGAACTTCGAGGGGACGACCGCCGTGGTGCGCGAACTCGAGCACATGCAGGCGGGCGGCCTCGCCGCCCCTGACGCCGTGCGCGCAGCGACAGCCGCTCCCGCCCGCTGGCTGGGCGCCGAGGGTCACCTCGGCACCCTCACGCCGGGCGCATGGGCCGACCTCGTCGTGACCCCGGGCGACCCGATGGCCGACGTCAGCGCACTCCGCGACCTCGACCTGGTCATGAAGGGCGGTGTCGTCGTCCGCGACGACCGGGGCCGTGTCCGCGGCGCCTTCGCGTGA
- a CDS encoding TIGR04076 family protein: protein MSTVNPTEPASESGDGATSDLYDLRVVVERIEGRSVCGMAVGDHIDLVESSRLCLPDGGHFCLYALQAVLPLLPAKQRQLPAGDWLERDDLVACPDPEERLIMRIERTGIRSIPTDELT, encoded by the coding sequence ATGAGCACCGTGAACCCGACCGAGCCTGCCTCCGAGAGTGGCGACGGCGCCACCTCCGATCTCTACGACCTCCGGGTCGTCGTCGAACGGATCGAGGGCCGGTCGGTCTGCGGCATGGCCGTGGGCGACCACATCGATCTCGTCGAGAGCAGCCGGCTGTGCCTTCCCGACGGCGGTCACTTCTGCCTCTACGCCCTCCAGGCCGTGCTCCCCCTCCTCCCGGCCAAGCAGCGGCAGCTTCCGGCCGGCGATTGGCTGGAGAGGGATGACCTCGTCGCCTGCCCCGACCCCGAGGAGCGACTGATCATGCGGATCGAGCGCACCGGCATCCGCTCCATCCCGACCGACGAGCTCACGTGA
- a CDS encoding LLM class flavin-dependent oxidoreductase → MSRPSHRVQVSLGLQTDKRLGEYGALARLAEDLGFDGVSVFSDLLYQPPIAALLEMAGATSRIRLGCACWNPFTLHPYEIAGQFALVDDASEGRAYLGLARGSWLEAIGLEPERPITALRDAAGVIQALLSGAGEGYDGRVFRLEPDVRLRYPVVRPQAPVLIGSWGPRGMALAGEIADEIKIGGSANPAMVQVVRECLRPGAQKAGRAEGEVGVVLGAVTVVDRDGDAARALARREVAMYLDVIAALDPTVDLPEGLLPGIRSRLAEGDEEGAGRLVPRDVLELFAFAGTPEDIARQAHLLIDAGVDRIEFGTPHGRVPAEGIALLGREVLPQLAD, encoded by the coding sequence GTGAGCCGCCCCTCGCACCGGGTGCAGGTGAGCCTGGGCCTGCAGACCGACAAGCGCCTCGGCGAGTACGGCGCCCTCGCGCGCCTGGCCGAGGACCTCGGCTTCGACGGGGTGAGCGTCTTCTCCGATCTGCTCTATCAGCCGCCGATCGCCGCGCTGCTGGAGATGGCGGGCGCCACCTCCCGCATCCGGCTCGGATGCGCGTGCTGGAACCCCTTCACCCTCCATCCGTATGAGATCGCCGGTCAGTTCGCGCTCGTCGACGACGCGTCCGAGGGCCGTGCGTACCTGGGCCTCGCCCGCGGTTCGTGGCTCGAGGCCATCGGGCTCGAGCCCGAGCGGCCGATCACTGCGCTGCGCGATGCCGCCGGAGTGATCCAAGCCCTGCTCAGCGGCGCGGGTGAAGGGTACGACGGCCGGGTGTTCCGTCTCGAACCGGACGTGCGGCTGCGGTATCCGGTGGTGCGTCCGCAGGCCCCGGTGCTCATCGGCTCGTGGGGCCCGCGAGGCATGGCCCTGGCGGGCGAGATCGCCGACGAGATCAAGATCGGCGGCTCGGCGAATCCGGCGATGGTGCAGGTCGTGCGTGAGTGCCTCCGCCCCGGTGCGCAGAAGGCGGGTCGCGCCGAGGGCGAAGTCGGCGTCGTGCTCGGCGCCGTGACGGTCGTCGATCGCGACGGCGATGCGGCCCGGGCGCTGGCCCGGCGTGAGGTGGCGATGTACCTCGACGTGATCGCCGCCCTCGACCCGACCGTGGATCTTCCCGAGGGGCTGCTCCCCGGCATCCGCTCCCGGCTCGCCGAGGGCGACGAGGAGGGCGCGGGACGCCTGGTCCCCCGCGACGTGCTGGAGCTGTTCGCGTTCGCCGGCACTCCCGAAGACATCGCACGCCAGGCGCATCTCCTGATCGATGCCGGTGTCGACCGGATCGAGTTCGGAACCCCTCACGGCCGGGTGCCTGCCGAGGGGATCGCGCTTCTCGGGCGTGAGGTGCTGCCGCAGCTGGCGGACTGA